In the genome of Zygosaccharomyces rouxii strain CBS732 chromosome G complete sequence, the window AGTTGGTGAGGCAGCTGCCTACTAAGAAGATCGTTTCTCCCTGAGCAATCTTAAAtatgtattttttttataatgttatttaatttttctaaCGAAGTAAGAGAAAATGGTACTCTTAGTATCTTATTACTTTATTAATGCTACCTATCTAGTAGAGCTTTTAGAAGGTCGGCGGTTATCATGGTGACCAATACCGTTCCTGTATTATTTTGCCAAGAAACGTGGGGCTGATTATAATAAACAACCCCTTGGCACCCTTAGTCTATCCTCAGCCGCGGGACTCCCTTGCCGTATTCTCAGTAAATCAAAAGTATTTAAAGcaggtgaaaaaaagataaagagAAGGAATGCTATGCGATGAAGGTTGTTAGGATAATACGTGAAACCGTAAGCGCTTATGAACCACATCCTACgtggaaaaagaaaaaattatacTGTCCGAACACCTGCACCTGCGGACGCAGATACACCTTGTCCGGGGTAAGTAAATACGATAGAAAAATATACGTTGTCCGAAAACCTGCGATCTCAAACGACACCTGCAGTCCGATTGGGGATCGTAGGTTTCTGTGAGAAAGTATACGAAGAAATCTCTCAGCAAACCAGTTTGTCACCTTGTGGTAGGATTTAAGACCTACAACGGAGATAAAATCTGCTCGGAATTAATGTTCCGAATTCGGTTCGAGATAGCAGCACCAAATTGCACCTAAAAAATACGGTACccgaaaaaaaaattaagTATGTGTTCTGCTCTGCTTGGTGCATGGTTTTAGGTTCAGGGCCTTGAGCAGAGCTTTAAAAGTGATGGCGGCTATATTTTGCCGAAGCGCTGTTATCTTCTGTACCCCAGAATTCAGTAGATAGCTTCCAACAATGTGGGAAAGGGAAAAATAACACCCTGAAATACATGTTCATATCCACCCAAGAAAAATGTTATTGCCTACTCTTCCATTGTTAAGACCGCTCACCGAAAGTGTGTTACCGAGGGTGATTTACCTGTGCTCGGTTCAACACTAATAATGAGTATCGTAATCTGCACCATTTTATGCTTCTACCACTAGCGCCTCATATGCCTATTAGTACTCTTTTGTTGCGTCAGTATCAGGGTTGAGAAGAAACTACACCCCAATTTCCTCCAAACAGAGGGTCTGCATTATCCCAATAAGACAAAGCGATGCCGGTGCCGTCCATCAATTACCCCGCGAGAAAAAGTTTTCTCAAAAAAAACAACACCCCGTATCTCTTTTCAACGCTGAACAACTGAGGAATTTGGGGAAAACTCCAGGGTGCAGTTGTGCGGTCGAACAAACAAGGTAGTACGAACCCGAAGTTACTAGGTTGTAGAGATCTCAGAAACCGAACTTGTTAATCGAGAAAGTCCCGTATAATAGAAGAGAAGATGACGAGTTCAAAGCGATGTTATTCCGTTCTAGAGAGCTTGTCTTCAGAAGTTCGAACTAAGCCAAACAGTAAATAGGAAGAATAGGCTTTAACAAATGGGTTGGAAAAGTTATCTTCCGGgaaccaaagaatttgaagacaACTACGCCCCAGGCAATTCTGGATCTGATACAGCAAATGCTGGCCATGGCGGCTCTTCGACAATTGAAATCCCCGGAAATCGTATGTCTCCAGAGGGTATAACCGAGAATGAACTCTTAGAAAAGGCTCCCGCGTATGAGAGCACCTCTCATAATTTGGATGAGGACGAAAAGGAAGCGCCAAGCATTTCTATAAAGAAGGCaggtgatgaagatcctTATGCTAGTTCCTTGAGCGATTCGAGCTCCTCCCTTGCTGCAGGCGTAGCTCTCGATATCACCAGAGGTGACATCGATCAAGTTGTGGAGTTTGAGGGAATGGAAGAAAATCCACCGGCTAATACTTTGAGAATGTGGTTAATGAGTATTATCCTCTCGATGGTTATTGCAGGTATTGATTCTTTCTTCGCGTTTAGATTTCCTTCTATTTCCATTGGTCCTATTGTAGCTCAGTTAATTTCGTACCCATGCGGTATCATTTGGGCTCGTATTATGcccaattggaaattctCTATTGGCAGTAAATATACGTTCGAACTGAACCCAGGTAACTTCTCACCACAAGAGCAAGCTCTAGTGTATCTGTTCTGTAACACGGTTATTGCAACTGGTCTCTTGAGAAATACCCAAGTGGAAcaaatcaaatttttcaaggTTGATGTTGGTATTGGCAGATTCATTTTATTCGACATGGTTGGTTACCTAATAGCATGGGGTATGGCGGGTCTATCCATTCCAATGCTAGTGGATCGTGAAGAATTAATTTGGCCATCCGTGCTAAGTCCCTCGGCTTTGATTAACGCTTTACACTCCGGTACTAAAGGTTCGATTTCCGATTTCAAAAAACCCAAATTCAGCTTTTTCATGATTGCGTTTGCAGGCAGCTTTGTTTGGTACTGGTTTTCAGACCTCATCTTCCCTTTTATCGCTAGTTTAGGAGCATTCCCATCTTGGATTAGACcaaaaaataaagtttTGGGACAAGTCTTTGGTGTTAAGAACGGGCTAGGATTgttaccaatttcttttgattgGCCAACGATTTCTAACATTAATAACCCATTAACTACACCAGTCTGGGCTGGTGTCATGATCTTTGCcagcttcttcttttggGCCTGGATAGTGATACCAGGTCTCTACTACCAAAACCACTGGGAAACCGCCCATTTGCCTTTGATGTCtaacaaaatttttgacaaGAATGGTCAAAGTTATCAAGTCAAAAATGTGGTCAACTCAAAATGGGAATtagatttggataaataTAAACAATACTCTCCAGTTTACCTTCCAATTGGGtttttgattcaattaGCATTGGGTCTTGGTGGATTTAGCTCTATGATgattttcttcttctggaaATTCAAGTCTGACGTCTGGGATCCATTCAAGCAACATTCAACAAAGAAGACTGCTCATTACAAGTCTGCATACAACAAGTTTTTTGTGGCTGCCTTCATTGGATCAATGGTATTGGGCTTGGCTCTAGGGTTTGTTTTCGTTGAAGCCTGGAATAGAGATACTCAGATCGATTCTGGTGGATTTATCGTTTCTATTATTATCGGTATTGTTCTCTACTTGCCTGTTGCTCTGGTTGAATCTAAATCATCATTTACTTTGAACATGAATGGTTTCTTCAACGTGGTGGGTGCCTTTTGGTACAAGGGTAAGCCAATGGCAACATTGTACTTCTTGAATTTCGGTTACTCTATCTTCCAACATGCAATGCACTTCACGCAAGGTGCTAAGTTGGGTTATTACATGAAGACACCTCCTAGATTAACCctctttgttcttttcgTTGCAGGTGTCTGGGCATCATTGGTTACTCCAAGTGTTACCGGTTACGTATTGTACCATGTGGGCAACGTTTGTACATCTAATGCGCATAACAACATGGTCTGCAGGAGTCAACAAACTGCATTTAACACTCAAATCATTTGGGGGCTATTCGGATCTCATCTTTTCAGCACTGGTGGTCGTTATCAATTTATCATGTATTTTTTCCTAGTTGGTGCTGGTGTCGCTCTAATTGTTATTCTTATGCAATGGTGGAGACCAAGATCTCGTGTCTGGTCACACGTTAGCCCAACATTGCTGTTATCAGGTGCTGAAGACATGCCAACATCCACCGGTCTTCATTACGGTACTTGGTTCATGTCAATCCTggttttcaatttctttatccACAGAAAGCGCCCTCAATGGTGGAGAAAATACAACTTAATTCTTGCCAGTGCTCTTGACTGCGGTGTCGCCATTGCAGCTATCATTGTCTATTTCGCCGTCACATACACTGGCGGTAGTTCGCATTACAAATGGTGGGCAACGGAAGTGACATCCTCAAGTTGTGACAGCAAGGGATGTCCATACAAGTCAAGTAAGACTATAAAAGTACCACAAGGCCTATGGTGAACCAGCGatattcattttcaattttggatGTCAATTTTCTAGTTTTTTAATTCTTATATAGTAACGACAATATTAGTACTTTTGAAAGTCCtgcatatatatatatatttcttttttttattttacttCAATAATATGCTGGAGAGATAGTTCAATTTAAGCACAACGTGGCTATCGTTACAATCTCggacttttttttccacCTCTTTTTTCTGGGTGCGCGTATGCATATGAAGGGTTCACCTTATATCGGGCGGCAGCTTTGTGGGCTAAGCTACAGAAAGAATTATAGATGACTCTAACGGCAAAAGGCTGAATGTACTGGCGAAGACAGCAATTGTTCCAATAACAACAGAAGAGGCAGAGGGGGAAAGGGTGCTATTGTGAAATTAATTGTTGTTCAACAAAGAAGTCAATATCTGATATTCCATACTCAAGATGACCAAATGGGCTATTAGTTCCTAAATAGTTCATATCGAAAAGTGTGTGGACGAAAAAACGAATTCGAGGCTATCGCATGCCTCTTTTTACAAAACGTATTTACAGCACCCTGACGGGACAGACGAATTAAGATCAAGGGTTTACTCGAGAATTATATGGTGTGATGAAATGGTAACAACTGCCGGTGTTTAAGTTTTCACACATGTACTTCATATTTTGAGATTCGTTTCAAAGAGGAGGATTCCGTTTAAAGAACCACGTTAGCTCTCAACCTACTGTTCCCGTACATCCGATTTCGCCTTATattctttatcaaaacCATCACTGGCGATGGTTAGCTAATAGGACATTTACATTGTATCGGATAAATCTCAAGAGTTCAGCCGCGAGGCTACGTGGGTCATATTTTTCCGGCAATCGGTGAATAAACCGATGAGTTATAGGAAATTAAAACATCCTTTGGATATGACTATAATGAATGGATTGCACTAGAAGTAAACCCTTGAGATGTCTTCGCACCATCCTTCAAAGGTCTGAAACGAATTGCGTGTTTTTGTGGGCTTCAacgatgaaatttcaacaaagGATCATGTGTTTATTCCACGGATCAAAAGGGGTGAGGTGCTAATCCCCTTACCGAAGAATCACGATGAATCTATTTATCTGAAGGGCACATTGATAATACAATGTATGATGGCGAAGAAGATCGTTAGAAGAAAGTACAAAGGCTCAATCTTTTATAatcaaaattaaaatatcGGAAATGACCGTTTTAGTGACTGGTGCCAATGGGTTCATCGCTCAACACATTGTGCATGCATTATTGCAACAAGACTATCAAGTAATCGGGACTACTAGAACTGAGGACAAAGCTAAGCGTCTTTTGGAGCATTTTGAAGGAAATCGtaaattaaaatttgaaatcgtTCCTGATTTTACTCCTCTCAATGCCTTTGACAGTGTCTTCAAAAAATATGGGAAGGAGATCGATATAGTTCTCCACACAGCTGCAACTATTCCAAGTCCTAGAGGAGACAgttataaaaaaaatattgcGCTTCCTACCCTTGAAGGTACCAAGAATATTATTAATGCGATTAGAAAGTATGGTAATGGTACTGTCAAACATTTAGTTGTCACTTCAACCGCAGGTTCAATACtagatttttccaaaatgcAAGATAGCAGTGTCACATTTACAGAGAAAGATTGGAATCCGGTGACTCTGGACCAAGCAGATTCAAATCCCTATTTAGCATATATGGCTGGTAAAAAATATGCCGAATTGGAAGTTTGGAATTTTGCCAAGGAGAACATTTGTAAAGTGACAACAATACATCCCCCTTTCGTCTTTGGTCCCTGGAGGTTCGATGATTATGCCAAGGATGGCTTACCACCTTCTAATCAAGTGACTGAATCTATAATCCATTCTTCTGCTGGTGAACCACTAACATTTGAACGGAAATCACACTTTGCCGATGTGCGTGATGTTGCAAATGTACATTTATTAGCTTTCCAAAAGGAATCTGTCTCGGGTCATAGATTGATTCCCAACGGCGGTAAGTTTACTCCACAATTGGTTGccaatattttgaatgcCGATTTCCCTCAGCTAGAGGGTAAGATTAGCAAGGGTCCCAAGCCTGGTGATAGTGACGATGACATTGGCGCCCAATTTGACACAACGATATCCGACAAAATTTTAAATATTGAATATAAAGGTTTGGAAGAATCCATCTATGATACTGCTGCTCAAGTTTTAAGAGTTGAAGGCAGATGGTAGACCACCAAATAATCTTAATTTATTTGACCGCCCTAGGGTTATTTAGAACTATAAATTCTTAAAAATCGTTTTTCAACTCGTTACAATGTACCTGGGGAACATGTTGGATGTTTTGTTAGCCGTGGACGAGTCCGTACCACATGTTCGAACAACTACTCCAAAATGACTATTGAATCAGTTAATGCAAGGCGCTCTACATGCTGTAAGAGCTACATATAAGCAATTTTTCCTAAGCGAATCATAAGGTCCGTAGACAATTCATTATTGAGAACTGACGAAGATGCAACAGGTCCTATTTCGCCTAACAGTCTATTCGCTCATCTAGAATGTTGTGTCTAGCAGAAACAACGCAACATACGCTAGTTCCTCACTTGAATGGATTTTTCTCAAAGATAATTCCCGTTTTATGTTTTCCAGCATCTCAACTTAGGTATTCCATATGCCGACAAGCAATAGAAATTCTACTACAAAAGCCATCGAAACGCAAGTGCCTATTGGGAATAGACTTTTGAATGTCCCGCTTATGAATATGCTGGATTTTCAAGAAGTGGCTACGAGTATTGATTAAGCTGTTCAAGAAAAAGGCATTTCCTAGATGACAACGAGTAAACCAGTTAAATAGAGCCCACACAGATGGAACACCGGACAAATTGTTGTCCATTTCCGATGGGACAAGTTTCGGAGTTTTTTCGAGCACTTCAGAGCTGTTCTGTGTTATACACCATAATAACAGCTCCGAGATTGGAGATATGTAACCAAAACAGACCAACACAGTTTCCACGGGCAATAAAAAAGACATCCATATTGCCGAGCAAACTCCCATAATTTGTGGTACTCGTAATTGCCAAGCGTAAGCATACGGAGCGTTTTCATactattgaagaaaattggGCATAAATGGTAGTCAAGTGGAGAATGGCAAGAGAACTCCATCTTGACACGAgtatttaaaaaaaaaaaaaaaaaaaaaaaatgaaatagaACTTGGCCTAGCATTTATGACGCTTCTTACAAGACCCGAACCTATcaatctttaaattcatGTTGCCGTACCGAAACGATAATTGGATTATCGGGTAAGACCTAAGGATTTAAAGGACGCATCTCATTGGAAGAAAGGTGGCCATTTCAAGATTAAGGTAGTATAATTCCTTTATGCTAATATTGCAGATTATGGGATCGTCTTTTTTAAAAGTGACCGAGCGGCGCTAACAATCGTCATGTTGTTGTCTGTAAAAATGTACAATGATGTGATCCCTCTACAGACCCTCCATGGAGGTTAAACTTTCGGCCTTGTATTTCCcaatattttgaagataGTCGTTTGGTAGCGGCCAAATACCAGCACCAAGTCTGGTTTGTCAACATGTAGGAACCCTTTTACATCACTACAAAATGACTGGTAATGCAATAAAGTGCCTAAGAAAtctatttctttttccacactgaagcatttgaaaagaagtgGCTGTAAAAATATCCTTATGATATATGGGGGTTCCAATACCTCTCATCAAGATGTAATATTATCAGGATTGGTGAGTGTTTCGTGGCATTTCGAGTTCTTTTTCTTCCGACGGAAGTCTTAAAAACTTGCCCGGTGATGATCATGTGATATCTTCAATTCCGTGCGGATGATCTAACAGAATACAGAATACCCGTATTCTGGAAAGATGGCATGCATCgatcaattggtatttAAGTATCAAAGTTAGCTGAACGAGACGCGAAGACCACTCTGAAACTATTATCTTTCATCTCAAGTAGTTTGCTACAAAGGTGGTAGCTGACAATTCGAGTTACCGCGATGCAATACTATAGTTATACGCCAGAAAAAGCTGCGGCCATTGCCTTTGCAATAATTTTCGGATTGTTGGTAGTGgtttccttcttttttatcATCCATATGACAAGAAATATGAAAGAATTTACGGTCCCCAGACAGTACAAGAAAATACAATTATTAGGATCGTATCTACCACTCTTGGTGGGCTGTATTTTGGAAGTTATCGGTTATGCGGCGAGATGTTTTAATCCAAATTTGTTAGTGCCATATATTATTCAATCGGTTTTTATATTAATTGCACCAGCGTATTATGCAGCTACTACTTACATGCTATTCGGTAAAATCGCACATCTTCTATTCGCTGAAAAACTGCTAATTTTGCCCGCCAAATATAACACTCTAATCATGGTCCTAGGCGATATTTTCAGTTTACTTTTACAAGCATCCGGGGGAGGGTTAATGGCTAATCAATCCAGCGCTAATCTGGGCTCGCATATTGTTATCGGTGGGCTGTTTGTCCAAATCGCATTCTTTGGGTTATTCATTAGCAACGAATTTCTCTTCCTAATGAAAATTCATAAGGTTCCATGCGAATTTGTCAAGCCAACGAAAAATGCTGTTGTCCTGATTAATTTGCTTTTGCTGGGTAGTATCTTAATTTTTATTAGGTCCATTGTAAGAACGGCCGAATTTATCGAGGGATATGACGGAGTTATTATGACACACGAATGGTTTCTTTATGTGTTTGACGCTACCCCCATGTTTTTAACCTCGCTGATTTATACACTTAGCATGCCATGGTGCAATATTTTCaagattcaagaagaatctACTGAGGTTCAACAGAATTCCAATATCGCTGGCTTACCACTTAACATGATTCCCAAGGATATTAACTTCGAAAACAAAAATGGCTTTGAGGAATATTCATCATATATCTTTTAAATTGTCTAGGGATAGGTCGCAGTTTAAAAGGGCGTCTAATTCGTCAGACCCAGTCATGGGCATTTCTTGGATGCTTTGGAAAAGGTTAAATTGATCGAAGAAAATTCTGGAATCTTCCTCGAGTATATTTTGAATGTTCTCAGAAAAATTTGGGCCTATCTCTTTTTTAAAGTGTCCAAGTAAAGAGAAATGGAAATTGCTCATGTCAGAATTTTTTAGCAGAGGGTCAAATAACCCTGAATTTTTATCTAACAGTCTTATGCACATTTGTGACGCCTCCAAATCAAATGTCGATATTGCACCGATTAATTCCGATttggaaacttttgaatcaCACATGTGATAATCGAGACAGATCCTCACTGTAATATACGCCCTAAAAGACATTACTTTAAAAGAATTCACATAAAAATAGGCTTCGTCAGTTCCCTCATCAAGCTCCTCGAAGAGTTTTGCAACTCTACAAAGGATCGTCAGGTCGTACAATTCGGCTTTTTGCTCCGAAAGATTAAATTTCAGTATCACCagaaaattggtaataGGACCAGCAAAGAGGTACATCAAATTAGGAGCATCAATTTGGACAACATGAAGTAACATTTGTTGACAAATAGTGCTATTTCTTTGGACAATGGGAAGATATGGCCCTTTTTCCAATCTCCGAAATACATTCTCTATTGTCGATATACAAGCAACCTGTGTGTAATTGTAagcaaatttcaaagaaagatgTTCATAGTCTGTCGTTTTCTTGgagaaaagatgaaatttttcccCAAGGATATCAAAAAGAGTGATTATTGTCCCGCAGTCTTCCAACAAGTCATGCAAAAGGGTTTCAGAATGTTGTAAACTTCCTGTATATTTTTGATTGTATGCGATACCACCAAAAACTTTGGTAATGATCTTTGACAAAATAATGTAGAAGAACAGGTTTTCCTCATCAGGCTGAAAAAGATCCAACAGTTCTCTAGGAGACATTGAATTCCGAGCGCCTAATTCTGCTATACATCTGGGAAACAGACACAATACGCagttttcatcaattaAGAACGGTTTTCCACTAATTAGTGAATACCATCTATCCCACCAAAAACATTTCCACCAGATTTTTCGACGATGTTCAGCTTGATGCTCATTCAAAGTACAATAGTACTCCCATCGACTCAATCCCAAATCAAGGCATCTTCTGACAACTTCAGCAACGAATCGACCAATGGATTGGGGTAGCATCTGCCAATGTGTTGcttccaaaaatgaaagaatGTTGGACACCATACCGATGTCGTGCATTTCGGAAAAAATAGTTGGCATGAAGGAAAGGTAGCCAGTTGTGAGAATAAGCTCCTCTTGTATGAGACGCTTTTTTAAACTTACCAGTTCTTTGGGTGCATCAGAGTTGAATCGCCGCATTTTTGTGAGAAAGTTGCAAACTAGTTCGAAAGGTCTTGCGGAGAGATCCAATTCAAAAGGCAATTCTTTGAGTAATCCCTCGATGACCAAATAGACTTGCTTAGGTGGATTTTCCGAGATTTTCAATCTAGAAGAAAGCCATTCAGAGGGAGATGAACTCAACACCAGAAGTTTTTCATAAGACTTGACTGCGAGATCTAAGTATTttagaaagaagaatatcaCATATTTTGAATCGTTCCTCTTCAAATCGAGCTTCTTGAGTATCCAAGCAAAACAATCAACTGATTCTAAGCATGCTGGGTTGTATAAACCGAAATACGG includes:
- a CDS encoding uncharacterized protein (similar to uniprot|P53183 Saccharomyces cerevisiae YGL039W and similar to uniprot|P53111 Saccharomyces cerevisiae YGL157W), yielding MTVLVTGANGFIAQHIVHALLQQDYQVIGTTRTEDKAKRLLEHFEGNRKLKFEIVPDFTPLNAFDSVFKKYGKEIDIVLHTAATIPSPRGDSYKKNIALPTLEGTKNIINAIRKYGNGTVKHLVVTSTAGSILDFSKMQDSSVTFTEKDWNPVTLDQADSNPYLAYMAGKKYAELEVWNFAKENICKVTTIHPPFVFGPWRFDDYAKDGLPPSNQVTESIIHSSAGEPLTFERKSHFADVRDVANVHLLAFQKESVSGHRLIPNGGKFTPQLVANILNADFPQLEGKISKGPKPGDSDDDIGAQFDTTISDKILNIEYKGLEESIYDTAAQVLRVEGRW
- a CDS encoding Zn(II)2Cys6 transcription factor (weakly similar to uniprot|P39961 Saccharomyces cerevisiae YER184C Hypothetical ORF), which codes for METKHKAKVKRACQICRRRKIRCDGYLPCSSCVSLKKECNYHDSAGIKKPPLNSKKIQMYRELDSILDAFSKLKSSHPLNTEIMSSGLLQMEGILNGYRKQLDLLPDLQTLSSYGENESFERHLFDSENLKLGKTDKREVSPYFGLYNPACLESVDCFAWILKKLDLKRNDSKYVIFFFLKYLDLAVKSYEKLLVLSSSPSEWLSSRLKISENPPKQVYLVIEGLLKELPFELDLSARPFELVCNFLTKMRRFNSDAPKELVSLKKRLIQEELILTTGYLSFMPTIFSEMHDIGMVSNILSFLEATHWQMLPQSIGRFVAEVVRRCLDLGLSRWEYYCTLNEHQAEHRRKIWWKCFWWDRWYSLISGKPFLIDENCVLCLFPRCIAELGARNSMSPRELLDLFQPDEENLFFYIILSKIITKVFGGIAYNQKYTGSLQHSETLLHDLLEDCGTIITLFDILGEKFHLFSKKTTDYEHLSLKFAYNYTQVACISTIENVFRRLEKGPYLPIVQRNSTICQQMLLHVVQIDAPNLMYLFAGPITNFLVILKFNLSEQKAELYDLTILCRVAKLFEELDEGTDEAYFYVNSFKVMSFRAYITVRICLDYHMCDSKVSKSELIGAISTFDLEASQMCIRLLDKNSGLFDPLLKNSDMSNFHFSLLGHFKKEIGPNFSENIQNILEEDSRIFFDQFNLFQSIQEMPMTGSDELDALLNCDLSLDNLKDI
- the RTA1 gene encoding Rta1p (similar to uniprot|P53047 Saccharomyces cerevisiae YGR213C RTA1 involved in 7-aminocholesterol resistance), with amino-acid sequence MQYYSYTPEKAAAIAFAIIFGLLVVVSFFFIIHMTRNMKEFTVPRQYKKIQLLGSYLPLLVGCILEVIGYAARCFNPNLLVPYIIQSVFILIAPAYYAATTYMLFGKIAHLLFAEKLLILPAKYNTLIMVLGDIFSLLLQASGGGLMANQSSANLGSHIVIGGLFVQIAFFGLFISNEFLFLMKIHKVPCEFVKPTKNAVVLINLLLLGSILIFIRSIVRTAEFIEGYDGVIMTHEWFLYVFDATPMFLTSLIYTLSMPWCNIFKIQEESTEVQQNSNIAGLPLNMIPKDINFENKNGFEEYSSYIF
- a CDS encoding OPT family oligopeptide transporter (similar to uniprot|O59822 Schizosaccharomyces pombe SPCC1840 SPCC965.02 protein and weakly similar to YJL212C uniprot|P40897 Saccharomyces cerevisiae YJL212C OPT1 Plasma membrane transporter that transports tetra- and pentapeptides and glutathione member of the OPT family), yielding MGWKSYLPGTKEFEDNYAPGNSGSDTANAGHGGSSTIEIPGNRMSPEGITENELLEKAPAYESTSHNLDEDEKEAPSISIKKAGDEDPYASSLSDSSSSLAAGVALDITRGDIDQVVEFEGMEENPPANTLRMWLMSIILSMVIAGIDSFFAFRFPSISIGPIVAQLISYPCGIIWARIMPNWKFSIGSKYTFELNPGNFSPQEQALVYLFCNTVIATGLLRNTQVEQIKFFKVDVGIGRFILFDMVGYLIAWGMAGLSIPMLVDREELIWPSVLSPSALINALHSGTKGSISDFKKPKFSFFMIAFAGSFVWYWFSDLIFPFIASLGAFPSWIRPKNKVLGQVFGVKNGLGLLPISFDWPTISNINNPLTTPVWAGVMIFASFFFWAWIVIPGLYYQNHWETAHLPLMSNKIFDKNGQSYQVKNVVNSKWELDLDKYKQYSPVYLPIGFLIQLALGLGGFSSMMIFFFWKFKSDVWDPFKQHSTKKTAHYKSAYNKFFVAAFIGSMVLGLALGFVFVEAWNRDTQIDSGGFIVSIIIGIVLYLPVALVESKSSFTLNMNGFFNVVGAFWYKGKPMATLYFLNFGYSIFQHAMHFTQGAKLGYYMKTPPRLTLFVLFVAGVWASLVTPSVTGYVLYHVGNVCTSNAHNNMVCRSQQTAFNTQIIWGLFGSHLFSTGGRYQFIMYFFLVGAGVALIVILMQWWRPRSRVWSHVSPTLLLSGAEDMPTSTGLHYGTWFMSILVFNFFIHRKRPQWWRKYNLILASALDCGVAIAAIIVYFAVTYTGGSSHYKWWATEVTSSSCDSKGCPYKSSKTIKVPQGLW